The Chaetodon auriga isolate fChaAug3 chromosome 20, fChaAug3.hap1, whole genome shotgun sequence genome contains the following window.
ctgtttctttatttctttttttttagttgagGACATTGTATGCAATCTGCACCACGAATGCCACTGATCGACACTTACTGTATGCTCCCTGAGACACAGATGTTCTGTCATCAGTTCAGATGATTGCAACCACATGTGTAGTGGCTTTATGGCTTTCCATAGAGCGACTTAGCAATCACGctaatctaaaaatattttattttacaaagtgTTAAGACCAGAGTTGTTTTAGGAAATGTTATCATACTGAATAGATTTTTCTAATATAGTTAATATTTTATTTAGAAATAATGTGACTAACACCACAAAAGTCATATCGATATACATACATCTAATATTACGGACTAACTCCATGTATTCACATAAGCATTCCAAAGATGAAAGATGTATGTTCATTTTACATGCCATCAAATTGTATAAAACAGACTTAGGTACTAGTCCATTGTACTACGGTCTTAGTAGGAGAGTGAATGGGGGGAGGAGGTGGTCACTGGAGTATCTGGTTGTGACTTATGCCggattttatttttgaaatgttgGAACACAAAGAACAACTCATCAAGAACTGTATAAAGTATATTTcaatggaatgttcatgatctatctttttatattttgaagaaaaaatagaaacataTCAATAAAGTGTCATAATTGAACATATTTCTACTATTGAGACTTAAAATGTATGAATGTCAATGCGACCTAATGTGAACCAATCTCCATAGCAGCTTGAATGAACAACTGATTAACAGTCATGAGATGCTTTTTCAGAGACATTAAAATTGCTTAAAATCATTGAAATGaacttaaaataaatgaaaaagtgaCATCAACGGTGTGTCAGTTTGTTCAAGGCTTCGAACGAATGAAGCTCCCTAACGATGCATACTGACTGTAACTTTCTGCACTGACTGTCACAGTTAGCACAGTTCATCAGCCTGTCAGGAACAGGATACCACAATACAGTGATTGACATAATCTGTCTTGAAGTGAGGACACAGTGAAAATCCAGAGTCTTGCATGAAACTGAAGGATGACATGCTAAATTTGTGACTGGAAGTTAAAGAATATGACATATTTTGATGCCAGCATTTCCAAGAAGCTCCAACTGTCACCTTTATTTTTTAGCCATTGGCTGTTGCATCGGTCAGTTGGAGCTTCTAAAGTCAAAAAACCTGTCATATAATGTTAATGGATTATTTTGAGGTCAACTGTAACTGCGGCATGATATTTGAGAGTCATGAGGTAATGTAAGGACTGTCTTCCTGACATTACATGTTCATATCAGATGACTGTAACTTTACCTTTAAGTATCTGTGAAACCAAATCGGATCTATAATGTTTCTTAACTGATACAGAAGAGTTATGGTCTTCGACCTGCTCAATAGAATGTAATATTGTGGGAAAATGAGCAAAATAGTTGTGCTCAGAGTGGATAAAAAGAGATCAATTCAATGTTTCACAGTGATTTTGAAGAAACTGAATCAGAATTACAAAAGCCCCGACACAGGTTAGTCATCAGCAAGAATTAGAGGGAATCTGACAATCTTTAATAAACTCTGAAAATTATAGTAAGGAAAAAAAGTGTATTATAGTATAGTTAGACtaataaagctgaaatgaaagtggTAGCTAGTTGAAGCTTAATGTATTAGCCCTCGGTTAGCAAAAATCAGCACTGCCTTTGGAAAATGCTTATATCCATGATGAAGGCACAGGACCATAAGCTGATGTATGGACCACATGGTAAGAAATAGTAAAGTGCTCTAATGAGTCATCTTTTTTCTACTTATGGATACCCAGTATCTGTTTCACACTGTTCCACATGGTGATGAATCTGTGGCGGTACAGTATGTACAGCCATCTCATGGGAGTCACAAGATGTCATGATTGCTCTGCATAGCTGCATGAAAGCTGAAGAATTTAAAGCCATTTTTACAGAACCAGGAGCAAAGAATTGCCTCCTCCAGGATGATGATGCACAGCGCTAAGAATATCAGAGCATTTTTTGGAGGGGTATTATTTTGTGGTCGATTTCCACATACATGTTGATTTATTGGCTCCACATTCTGTCCTATATATCCTTGACCTTATTGCTTTATAGGCACATTTCCACAAAAGGTCAACAGATTCATAGCATGTAGTCTGAGTTATCTCATTTGATAACATGATATGTGATCAAAGGGGAACGTAATGTTGCAACCCAGCAAGCAGAGTATTTATTCTGTGACTGAAGGCAGCTGTGAGGAAATGTCGGCAGAGGCCCCTTTCAGTTTTTGCTCCTCAAACATCACCTCCCTCTGGTGGTGATACACAGTAGTGTCTGTTTGGTAGATTGAGGTGGGTGAAGACCAGCAACAAATAACAGTAAATATAATTGATTTAATTTTCGTTTTGTTTgtctattttattgttttaaccACAGACTCTAAATGATCTCCACATTTGGAAAGACCAGCCTTCCataaaaaaaagagctaaatttccattatttatgttattatgattattattgtgctagtattatcattattatgtgAGGCAACCCCATGATTCCACCTCATATTCAAGacattactgaaaaaaaaaaacaacaacaacaatgaaaggCAAGAAGGCAAACAAGGGTCCAATTTTCTGTCATCTCACAGAATCATCATCCTcaaaatgaggaaaacatgacCAAGCTAAACAGTACTTGCATTAGTgaaatgatgattattattatactCAACAAAAGAGTTGAGCAAAAAGGTGAGTCTCTTTATCCAATAATACATTTCTGCTGAAGCATGAATAAGCTTTATTTTGCACCACTTGAAAACAGATGGCCTACTACTACACAAATGCTAGGCCCACTTTTCCTGCTATTTTCCACATAAACGTCTATTAATACAAATTATCCCGCTCAATTCACTGCACAGCTGGCAGAACAGCTACGCCAAGGCTAACATTACAGTTGGGCTACAGTTTTACTACATACACAAAAATTACATGAAGTTGATCACTAACACAGCACTTTCTGCTTCCTTTCAATCATTAAAGGTGCTATATATAAGAATTGACCGCCTGTCGGAAATTATACTCCATGcaaataacaacaacatcacTGACTTCactccttcctcatcctctcatGTTGGACTGAGGACAGCCTGGATGCTACAGTGACTTGCTATcacctcttgaggtacaaagtggtattacaagaGGTGCCAGGGCTAGCTGGTTAccatgctaacttcagtagatatactgtatatgcgACACAATACATAGACGTCTTTAACATAACGTCCAAACTATTTTTTCTTCACACTGTTGATAATTTCAGTcttgaatgttttaaactaaaattcgCATGTGCAGCTCCTCGAAAGCAGAGTTAGAGTGCAAGCCTACTACAAATATAAATGCTTACAGCTATGAGCCTCTGTTGCTCTCTCCCTTGAAGTAACATCAACAAACATCGTTCAAACCTAATGTTAAGGACACACTGATTAAAATAAAGAAAGtcattgaatgagaaggttaATCCAAACTTCTGGCTGATAttgcatgtaaaataaatataagaaTAAATAAAGGAGAATCTATACAAGAGCAGTTAAACTCACATTACAGGCAATAGCAGTTCACATACAGTACCTACAACTGGCATTGTACCCGAGCTGTAATATATCATCTCAAGCAAAGTGACATAGTGGTGAGATTAGTGGCAGCAAAGTATAGAAAGAGTAATATGATACTGTCAGCTATAACAGTGTGCACCAGAGTATTATATAGTATGATTACGCAATGACTGTTGactggaaacacacatttgaattATGTTCATGCAATGTCATGTTATCATGGTTTTGATTTAGATAACAGTAATTGTAGTTTTGGGAAATTAAAAAATTCACTTCAAAAGGACTTCTGAAAAATATTATTAACCAACATATCCTAAACCATGCCAGTATAAATCCCCACAACAATGCAAAACAATGGCAACTGGCCCATACAAAGTATAGCCATTTGTCAAATTTAACAATCAAACATTGTAATCTAAGttcaaatatttgctgattaTCTTGAAAAGACTAAGCTATATGTTAAAGTTTTCTTGTGTGACTGTTGCTACAGTTCCATTGTTTCCTGTTCTTAAATAAGacacttttaatttaaaaaaaaaaaaaaaaaaaaaaagcccaaatgcATTGAGTGAGGACCTCTGTCAGTCAGGGTACCATGCTTGTTAGAGAGGGTAACACCATGCACTGCCAGGCAGAGGTGACATTTGATAGGGAGGTTGAAGGTTGCCTTGCCCCATAGCTGAAATGGAGGGAAAGAACAGGGAGGGGTTGGAGAGGTCTAGAGATTGAATTTCAACGGGACAGCATTCCCAAAAAATTTCAAGACAGACAACGTGAGGCAGGAAGGGACAGGGCAAGATCCTGGATGTTCCCTCAGCAAACAACTGGAAGCGCAGTTTGTGTATGAGCTGCTCAGAGAGATTAGCTGGACTGCCAGTGGACTGAAGGTAGAGCAAACAAGCCAAACAGGGACTTTGTAGTCAGACAGACatgatgacagagagaaagacggaCAACCTGATGAGCCACATGAGACGAACAATGTGATTTTTCGTCCTGGTATTAGCCTCTGTCTGCACTTAGTGAGTAAATACTTTCATCTCACTAACTGGGGACTAACATTGCCTGttgtttgtatatttttctaATCCATAGTTCACCTTTTAAATTGAATTATTAAGCAAGATCTCAAAGAAATTTTAGTGACTTTGTGGGTGAATGTGTAATGAAAATATtcaccacacaaacagacacttgtACAGTATCTCCCCGTCAGCCATTTGCTTCTAACACCGCGTGTAATGCTTCTCAACTGATAATCCTCTGATGGAAATATCGCTCTGGTTTCAGACACGGTTTGCTTTTAAGTCCAGTTGTTATACAAATTCCCAGGAGAGTGGTGTGTTGCTCTCCCTGGCCTGGCATGGACAGCATTGACCCACATGAAGACAAGAGGGGTagcaggaggaaagagagcGATGGAGAGAAAGATAAACAGCTGAAGAACCAGCTCAACagtgaggagaaaggagagaaggaggtcaAAGGGAacgagaaagagaagaagaaagacagccGGCGTTCTGGGTCTCTGTGGAGGAATGGATGTTCGCTGAGTGAAAGACTGGCCATCAACGTCTCAGGGATGCGCTATGAAACTCAGCTTCGCACCTTAGCCCAATTCCCAGACTCCTTGCTTGGTGACCCCAGGCGGAGATCGCGGTACTTTGACCCACTTCGAAATGAGCTCTTCCTGGACCGCAATCGGGCCTGCTTTGATGCCATTCTGTACTTTTATCAGTCAGGTGGAAGGCTTCGGAGGCCTGCCAACATACCCCTGGACATCTTCATGGATGAACTGTTGTTCTATGAGCTCGGGGAGGAGATCATGAACCGCTTCAAGGAGGACGAAGGTTTTCCAAAAGAGGAAGCGAGCCCGCTGCCATCCAATGAAATCCAGAAAAGACTGTGGATGCTGTTTGAGCACCCTGAGTCCTCATCGGGTGCTCGTATCATAGCCATCATCAGTGTGATGGTCATTGTGGTGTCCATCCTCATCTTCTGCCTGGAGACGCTGCCTGACTTCAGGAATGAGAAGGAGACACGAGAGGtaggaaataataataatatttcacAATAATGCTAGTAGTGTCCTAAGAATTGGGAATGTCAATAGAGGAAAGTGAAGCTAAAGTTAAGAAAAGGTTTCAAATTGGCGTTGGGTATAGGTAAGTCAAAGGTAAAACTTTGATATGAGCAAATATATGGCTAGTAGTCATTTGGAAAAGTAACCCTACTACTCAAtcttttttatggttttatatCATGGTTTTATGTTCAGCATCACACCAATCAAACAGCATGGGTGTGAGGTCTTGAATCGGATGTGTGTGACTGCCTGGGTCAAACGGAAACGTGATATGACGAGAAGCAGGTGTTTAGGTAAACACACACTTGGTGACTACTACAGTCTAAGGAAAAATACTGACATGGGGACAGCAATTTGGCAAAATGTCTGGAGcgagaccagagagagagggagagagagactcctggAAGCTCATGGTGTGATTATTTTAGTCGGCAGTTAAATTTGATACACTCGGATTCAGGAAGTGCTAAAGGGTACAGAGTAACGGGTCTGGCTTTGGATacaaatgaaaggagagaaagcacAGACAGGGTATGGACGAGACAGTTAGTTGCGTTGAAAAAAGGTCACACAAGTGACCGAACACATAGGCAGAGGTGAGCCAAAGCCTTCCGGTGGCTTAGTACCGGAGACTAAAAGGTCTCACAGGATGAGCAGCGTACGTTGGGTCATGTTAACACATTCCTGCAAGACTGCTGTGCTAGGCCAAGCTGCCTTTGCACAAGGGATCTGCCAGGAAACTACTGTAACTCACTCTGGTCCAAGTCTGCGGCAGACCCACTGAACTGCATTGGCAATGTTACATGGCAGCAGAGGCCAGGGAGATGGGATAGCTATGAAGGTGCAGATGGATGAGGAACGGTGCAGCAAGACGCTCTCATGTTTCCTTTTCGGAGATCTCACATGGTTATATTTAGGCTTAGGAGAGCCCTTGGAGCAGATCAACACATAGATGTCCACCTATAGTAATGAACACTGTCACTGACTGGCTACTGGAAAGTCATAAGAAATACTAAGTTTATTTAAATTACCCTGAAATTTGATATGGTACACACAAGCCATGACAGCATACTAAACTGATCCCTTTATATCCGTATCATCCGTTTTCACACTTTCAACTTGACTTCGAGTATAAGATGCTTCAAACAGCCACTATCCAAGGCTTGGATGTAATGCTAACTGACAGGAACGACGGAAAGACAGGTGGACTGAAAAAGAGACAGGTGCAGCTATGATTGAAATGTCAAGCCGCAGATGTCCAACGCTTTTACGATGTTGTCAAAAGTGAGAACCAGTGAGATGGCCGACAGCATACTGAAGTTCTCTGTAGTTTATTAGAACACCATGAAGACAGTAGCTCAGTAGCAGTTTGTAAAATGATGTAAATGGTAGTAGCCTgggaggaacagtttgacatttggggatCTAAGTTTATTCTCTCCTTGCCTAGGCTTAGATGAGAAGATAGTGGCCACTTGCATGATTGTATGGTGAAAATGTAGCTGGAGCaggctagcttagcataaagactggtaagaggggaaaacagctagcttgAATCTGTTCtaaacacattaacatattatgtatttttttttaaatatttgtacaaaaactgtaatataaaaatgttaatttgcCTTTTTATGAAGAGTTTGTGAGAGGTgaattttgttacttttggacagCGACAGGCTAACTGTTTGCCCctgctttatgctaagctaagctaactgactgctggTCTTAACTGAATAATTACTGTACAGACTCAAATGTGATGTAATATCCATCTTCTAATGTAAATTGTGGCAGAAGTAGTTGAACTATTCCCTTAACTGTTTACATGACTGATTGTTTGAAGATCAATTTGCAGAATTACAGTTCAAattgtgtattttcatttatgttaAGGTAATACTTTTGTTATACTTTACAACTATTACAtattccctgtctgtctcccttcTTTCAGGAATATTTTTACAAGTATCACTCCCAGGCAAAGAACATATCTGAGAACATGCCTCCTCCCCACAGTGTTTTCCATGACCCCTTCTTCCTGGTTGAGACCGTATGTATATGCTGGTTCTCCTTCGAGCTCTTCATGCGCTTCACTTGCTCGCCCAGCAAGATGCGCTTCTTCAAGGATGTTATGAACATAATCGATTTCAGTGCCATCCTGCCCTATTTTGTCACTCTGGGAACAGAGCTGGCCAAGGACAATGACGCCTCTCCAGCCACATCCTTGGCCATCATTAGAGTCATCAGGTTGGTGAGGGTGTTCAGGATCTTCAAGTTGTCTCGTCACTCTAAGGGCCTTCAGATCCTTGGTCAGACACTGAGGGCCAGCATGCGCGAGCTGGGCCTGCTTATCTTCTTCCTGTTTATTGGCGTCATCCTCTTCTCCAGCGCCATCTACTTTGCTGAGGCTGACCACACCAACACAGCCTTCATCAGTATACCACATGCCTTCTGGTGGGCAGTTGTCACCATGACCACAGTGGGCTATGGTGACATGTACCCAGAAACAGTGTGGGGAAAGCTGGTGGGCTCCATGTGCGCCATCGCTGGTGTGCTGACCATCTCGCTGCCAGTGCCCGTCATAGTGTCCAACTTTAGCTACTTCTACCATCGGGAGACTGAATGTGAGGATCGAACCGAGTACACCCATGTCCAGACCAGTCTGTGGCACGACGAGGAGCCAGAAGGGGAGGAAATAGAGGAAGAGGATAGAGATCCAGAGGGAGATTATTATGCCATTGAAG
Protein-coding sequences here:
- the LOC143338566 gene encoding potassium voltage-gated channel subfamily A member 7-like isoform X2 is translated as MDSIDPHEDKRGSRRKESDGEKDKQLKNQLNSEEKGEKEVKGNEKEKKKDSRRSGSLWRNGCSLSERLAINVSGMRYETQLRTLAQFPDSLLGDPRRRSRYFDPLRNELFLDRNRACFDAILYFYQSGGRLRRPANIPLDIFMDELLFYELGEEIMNRFKEDEGFPKEEASPLPSNEIQKRLWMLFEHPESSSGARIIAIISVMVIVVSILIFCLETLPDFRNEKDPCLSPFFQEYFYKYHSQAKNISENMPPPHSVFHDPFFLVETVCICWFSFELFMRFTCSPSKMRFFKDVMNIIDFSAILPYFVTLGTELAKDNDASPATSLAIIRVIRLVRVFRIFKLSRHSKGLQILGQTLRASMRELGLLIFFLFIGVILFSSAIYFAEADHTNTAFISIPHAFWWAVVTMTTVGYGDMYPETVWGKLVGSMCAIAGVLTISLPVPVIVSNFSYFYHRETECEDRTEYTHVQTSLWHDEEPEGEEIEEEDRDPEGDYYAIEGICNPLNGTLLGGLCTGQSTEFRGGNMYLREPLVTQV
- the LOC143338566 gene encoding potassium voltage-gated channel subfamily A member 7-like isoform X1, with amino-acid sequence MDSIDPHEDKRGSRRKESDGEKDKQLKNQLNSEEKGEKEVKGNEKEKKKDSRRSGSLWRNGCSLSERLAINVSGMRYETQLRTLAQFPDSLLGDPRRRSRYFDPLRNELFLDRNRACFDAILYFYQSGGRLRRPANIPLDIFMDELLFYELGEEIMNRFKEDEGFPKEEASPLPSNEIQKRLWMLFEHPESSSGARIIAIISVMVIVVSILIFCLETLPDFRNEKETREEYFYKYHSQAKNISENMPPPHSVFHDPFFLVETVCICWFSFELFMRFTCSPSKMRFFKDVMNIIDFSAILPYFVTLGTELAKDNDASPATSLAIIRVIRLVRVFRIFKLSRHSKGLQILGQTLRASMRELGLLIFFLFIGVILFSSAIYFAEADHTNTAFISIPHAFWWAVVTMTTVGYGDMYPETVWGKLVGSMCAIAGVLTISLPVPVIVSNFSYFYHRETECEDRTEYTHVQTSLWHDEEPEGEEIEEEDRDPEGDYYAIEGICNPLNGTLLGGLCTGQSTEFRGGNMYLREPLVTQV